The sequence TGTAGCGGACATGCATGAAGATATAATTTTACGGCTTGATGAAATTGCTAAAGAGGAACATAAAACCCCGGCATTTGAACAATGGGATTTTATGGGGAAGGTCTTGAGATAAATATGGGGTATCTATTTTTTTGAGATAGATGTGGTACAAATAGGGTTGCATACATCTTTTGAAGATGGTAGTTTTAGGCTTTAAAATTTGGAATAGGCCCATTACAAATGGGTTTTAGGGAATGGTAACAGCTTGGCAGCAGGTTCAGTGCTTATTCAGAGACTTCCATTTTTGATTCCATATTTGAAAAGAGCATGCAAAGGTTAATCTAAAATATATATAAATAATGAAACGGTTTGTTTTAATGTTCAGCTTGGTGCTGATACACACTTTTTTGTGCGCGCAGGAGCTTGTGTGGTTTGATCCCTTAATGGCAGAAAAGGAAGTCGTCGAAGGACAAGGTTGGTCGGGAATTGAGTTTAACCGGTTGCCAGACGATGCCAAAGCGCAGGTAAGAGAGCCTGTTTGGGGGCTTTCGCGGAATGCAGCTGGTTTATTGATTAGGTTTGCCTCAGATGCTGCTGAAGTTCACGTTAAATTCAAACCAGGTTCCCGGTTATCCATGCCCCATATGCCTTCTACGGGGGTGACAGGACTGGACCTCTATGCGAGGGACGACAGGGGCAGCTGGAGATGGGTGAGAGGAAAGTATCGGTTTTCACCAGAGGAAGTCAGCTATACTTTTGTCGTGCCAAATGCCACAGGAATTCATCGGGAATATCAATTGTACCTGCCCCTTTACAACAGTCTGAGTGCGCTTAAGGTTGGAGTGATGAAGGATGATACGTTTGCATTTATGTCCAAAAGAGAAGCGGCACCGATCGTGGTATATGGAACATCCATTGCACAAGGAGCCTGTGCGAGTCGACCGGGCATGGCGTGGACCAATATCGTAGGACGGTCCCTGGATGTACCCATGATCAATTTGGCCTTTTCTGGAAATGGGCGGTTGGAGCCAGAAGTGTTGGATTATGTGAAGCAGATTGATGCGGCGGTATTTGTATTGGATTGTCTGCCCAACCTTGGCCCATGGGGAGGATTTACTGAAGAAGTGGTAAAAGCAAAAATCCTAGCGGCCGTTAGGACGTTGAAGGCTGCTCATCCGAAAATGCCCGTGTTACTGGTAGAGCATGCGGGGTATTCGGACGGTTGGATGGATCCAGATAGGAAGAGCGCCTATACCAATTTGAATGAATGGGCAGCAAGTTGCTTTCAGACGTTGAAGGATTCAGGCGTGAAAGGTTTGTATTTGCTTTCGAAAGAAGAGATGGGCTTGGGGAATGAAGATTTTGTGGACGGAACACACCCGACGGATTTGGGCATGCAGCACTATGCTGATGCATACATAAAAAAGCTGAAAGAGATTTTACAGTGAATGAGGGGGTAAAATAGGCGTTTAGTTAAGTTTAATGCCGCTACATGTTTCCTCCCAAAGCCAAATAGAGGTTGACACGCTGGATGATTTTTTCTGTTTGGACACGAAGTAGAGTGATTTTAGAAGAATACAGGTCCATTTGCTGAAGGGTGACGTTGCGCAGATCTGATTTCCCTACTTTATAAGCAATTTGTTCCAGTTCAAAGGCCTTTTGGTTTTGAGCCACTTCACGGGTGAGGATGGTTTCCCTTGAATCGATGTTTTGAACGGTTTCCAAAGCCGTTTCCACATCGTTTATGGCATTTAGGACCGTTTGGGCATATTCTATGGTCGCCTGTTCTTGCTCCATTGTTTTGATTTCCACATTTTGCTTTAACATACCTCCTTGGTAAATGGGGGCAATCAACGAGCCTCCCAAGCTTCGGATGGGGTTCGAAAATTCCGGTACCAATTGGATAACCTGACTGTTTACCACACCAAAATTTCCCGTAAGGCTTAGCTGGGGCAATTTGGCGGCTATGGCCGATCGGACACGGTGAAAACTGGCGTTAAAGCGGTGCTGGGCAGCAAGCACATCAGGACGGCGCTCCAATAGCTGTAAGGGGATGCCTGCGGGAATAGTGCTGTTTATCTTCATCAGGGAATCCCTTACGGCCACTTCGGCCTGCGGATACCTGCCCAAGATCAATTCCAAAGCCCGCAACTGATTATGGTAGGCCAGGTCAAGCAGGCGACTGCCATCTTCGGCAGAGCTGAGGTTGGCTTGGGCCACGCTCACGTCTTTCTCATTACCGATACCGACGTCCAGTCGCTTTTGGGCGAGTGACACCAAGGTTTCTGAGAGCTTGACCATCTCTTCAGCAAGGCTTTTTTCAAGGTATAATTCAGTTGCCAAATAATAATTTCTAACCACTGCAGCCGCCAGAGAAAGACGAGCATAACTTACTTCCATTCCCAAGGCTTCATATTCCTCTATTTGGGCATGTTTGGTGTTTCTGAGCTTTCCCCAAATATCAATTTCCCAAGAGGCCGAAAATACAGCGCCGTTCAGTCCACCAGCAAAACTTCCCCCGAGCTTACTGTTTTCTCTTGCCATGCCATTTATAGCTGGCCTTAGCGCTCCTTGGGCCATTTTTACATACCCTTCAGCTTGTTCAAGACGCGATTGACTGATGCGCAGGTCGGTGTTATAAGCTATGGCTTCTTTTACCAAGGTGTCCAAAAGCGGATCCGAAAATGCTGCAAGCCAGTTTTCGGTAAACTCAGTCGAATCTGATTGCCCTTCCTGGGCTTCTTGCCAAGTGGAAGGAAGAATAAAATTGGCAAATGATTCCTCTTGGAGCTCTTCAGAAGTAGGAGGGGACTTGACTTTACAGCCACTCGGATACCACCCTACAAATAACAGTAATCCCCAGAAGATGAGGTTTATAAAGCGCTTCATACCATTAATGTAATTTAAGGATGAGCCAATCGATTTTGGTGCCTACACGGATGATCACTTTTCTGATAAGATGGATCAGTTTTCCATGTTCCGTGTAAATGGCTCCTTGGCCAACGGCTCCTGGAGCCAGAAAAACGTCGTTGTCTTCATCAATGGTCAGCCTGACAGCAAACCTTCCTTCGTGATGCCCCATTTCTTTGGTGTCTGGAATCCTGCCACTGGCCGTTAGCTGACCCTGTGCATTTGCCCAAACGATATGGTCTACCGTACACTTGATAATTCTATTTGGATGTGTCCGTAGGGCTATTTCTGCTTCATTCCCTTTTTCTACCCTTCTGAGTTCGTTTTGTGCAAATAAAGCTACGACCCATTGTTCATCTTCTACAAATGACATGACAGGCTTAATGGGGAATTGGACTGCCATGGCTCCCGTCCTCAATTGGAGATTGACGACCCTTCCATCTGCAGGGGCACGGTAAACCGTTTGATCGAGCCTCCACTTGGCCATGGCCAAATCCGATTTGGCCTGCTCAAGGGCCGCCCGGGCTTCTGAAACCTGTGCAAATTCTCCTTCATCAGATTGGGCAGAAAGCCGCTGAATTACCTGAGATTTTTCCGACTCTGCGACCGCCAGCTGTGCCTCTAGGTTTTTTAAATTAGTCTCGGCCTGCTCATAGTCAAATTGTGATCCCGCACCGCTTTGGGCAAGTTCTTTGGTCTGTTCCAGCCGCTTTACGGCCAAGTCTATTTGGGTGTTGATCACTCGGATGTGGTTGTTGGAAGTGGTGAGCTGGGATTCCAACTCCCGATCAAAGGCTTCAGCACTGACCAACTTGGCTTCCAAACCGGGAAGTTTTGCCTCAATATTTTTTACTTCCAACTCGAAGGGTAAAGGGTCTATTCTGAAAAGGGTGTCACCTTTTTTTACATGTTCATTGGGTTCCACCGGCACATCCACTACCAGGCCCGTAACCCGGGGAACCACTTCTACATTATAATTCATTACCCTGACATCATGGGAAGAGGGTGCTACGATGTTCAAAATTAGGATAAGTAAGGCAATGGACACGACCGGAATAATGAAGACAATGACTTGGCTGACGGTGTTCCAAGGTAGGAGTTTGAACTTGAAAAATATAAGCCAAACAATGCCGGAGTAAATTAAAAGTAAAAGTATTTCCATATTTCAGGGGATGATAAGTTGAATGAATAGTCTTAAGTTCAGGTGTCTTTACTGTCTTGATTTTTGTTTTTTTCCGCTTTAAATTCACTAAAGCTTTGTTCATGGTAATCTCCTTCATCCGTGCCATAGGCCATTTTATAAAACACGGGTTTAGTATAGGCCCAAAGCCAAGCTATTGGCCAAAGCATTCCCCCAAATAGCAGCGAAAGGAGGCACAGCGTCTTGATCGCTTGGGCTTGTGGGTGTTTCCTTTTTTCGGCAATTTTTTCTGGAAGTACATGTACCATGAGAAAAGCACCAATTCCTACAATGGGGGCAACAATGAGGGCAACCCAACTTATCACATCAGCTATTTTGTCCTCAAAGGCGGAAGCATAAAGAAATGATGGAGAAAGGGAAATCCCTATTGTCAACATCAATAGCTTATTCGTAAATGAGCTGCTTTTCATAATTGACTTTATTTTATTGCCAGTTGGTCGGCGTGCTGAAATAATAAACCAGGGTGCGCTAAGATTTTCCTTAGGGATGTAAAAAATAACTTTGCCCAAAGATTAATCTCATGTCCGCTAACAGTTAAAGTTAACGGATAAAGCGACGAAATGGGATGGCTGATCCTTTCATCTTGTGAAGAATTATAAATCCGTGCAATTTTAAGCCTGGATATTTAAAGAATGATTGGGGATTTAGCTGTAAAGGAGGCTTTTAGGTGATTTGACTGCTTTAATCACCTTAACTGAGCATGATGGTGCCCTTTGGAGAATTGCCTGCCTTGATGCCATTTTTCACTCTTACTATTCCTGTCTCGGAGTCTTTGACCCGTATGGTGAATTTTTCTTTGTTAAACACCTTTGGCGTAAAGCCATTTCCTTTTAGGGGTAGTGTGTAAACGCACTCTCCAGTGGATTCTCTAATGAGCTCGAGGACAGGATTATTCATGCCGTTTACTTTGATCTTAGGAAGATAGGCAACCGCTTTTCTGCCATAGTTGTCTTCTTGCTTTACCGTGATGGGCCATCCGAGATATTGGCCGTTCGGAGAGGTTTGGGGATCCACATATTTTGGCCAGCATTCGGTGGTAATGGTACGGGATTTTTTGTCAAAAGTGATGATGCCATAGCCGGTAGCTCGGTCATACACGATGGAAGGTTCCATCCCTGTTTTTCTGGGATTGGCCACGGCTTTTACCGTCATTTTATTACCAAAACCATCTTCATAGTTTCCAGTATAAAGTGGGGTTTCCGGTGAATGTTTTCGGGGATCGGTGACAGGCGGCCACCACCTCCTTGGCCAAATATTATTGAGTGCCGGTCCGGCAAAGGCAAAACCACTGTCTCCATATTCATCTACACCATACTGCGTGAAGCTGGCCAAATGCTGATCTCCCGCAATGTGAAACGCAAAGCATTTTCTGATCTTTTCTATGGCCTTATCTCTTCCTTCTTGCGGCCAGCCATTGCTGTCCATGTCGCCGTTGATTGTATCCCCGGTTACATATTCAGCAAGTGTGGGGATTTCCAATTTAGGCACGACGGAGTCGTCCATGGCCTCCGCGGGTAAGGTAGAAACGGTGTTAAAGATTGTTTGGCTAACCAAGGCTTTCATTTTCACACCTCCTGACCAATCCCCAGCCCAATGCTCCAAAAATGCTAGCTGTCGTTCTCCCAATAGTTTGGCATTCTTGACCCGGTGTTTTTTGATATCAAAGGCAGGGTTTCTGATCCAACCATTCCAGATATCAGCTTCTTCAGGAAGGACATGCTTAGGAGCCGATTTCCATTTGCGGTCTTCCAATATCGCAAAACTGACCCCTCCAAAAGTCCAGTCCGTGTAATAAACTTCAATGCCATTTTTGACGGGTGTCGGATCATAGGGATCTGGTAGGTGGGATGTTTGGCATTTTTGGACCATATTGACCCACCTGGGTTCCATTTTATAGCCTCCTGAATCTTGGGCCGGGGCTCCCCAGCCCTTGGAAATATCGGCTGCTTTTCCTGCTTCACCCCATATATTCCCATGGTAGACATCATGATCATCCGGAATGATCGCACAAGGGATATGACGATAGATATTGCGATAAGACCAACCAAACATCATCCATTTGCGCAAGTAGTCCAAGGCGGCCTTGTCCACTGGTGATTGCTGGATTCCAAAACCGCCCGTTCCTTCATAAAATTGATCACCGACAAAAAATGCCAAGTCAGGTTGGTGATGGTTGACGTATTCGGGAACTTCTGCATCCGGAAAGCCATAGTCGCAGTTGCAACTGAATACTGCAGCTTTTACGGTTTGCTTATTTTCGGGAATTGGGGTGATGCTCCCTTCGTAGTAATAGCTCCTATGTTCTTCACGAAGCGGAAGTGTCACTTTAAGCCGGTAAGGAATCTGTTCTGTATGATCCCAATGTTCATGACGGAAATGAACCGTTCTGGAAAGTGGGTCAATGGTGGATTGCCCCATGTCTGCCCAATTTCCATCAATTTTCATTTGTAAGGTAACATGGTGGTCGGGATTTTTCTCTATTGGGGCCAGCTGTCCCGTGAGCTTTAGTATTCCTTTATGTATGGTGTACTGAGCAAAACAAACGGGGCCGTATTCATGTTCGCTACTGGAAACTAGCTTGGATCCTGATATGCTCCATCGAGAAAAAGTACAGGATGGGATCTCTATTTCACCCTCATCCGATTTTTGCACAGACGATACCAATGCCACATTTCCAGCTAATTTTTCAGGAGAGATGAGATCCTGGGGAATAGGAAATTCCTGATGGCTTCCCTCTTCGGAAGTAAGGATTACTTGATGTTGGAAATGGTCTGCCACCACTATCTGGAGTTTGACGTGGTCAGCTAATAGAGATTTGTCAAGGGAGAAAAGCTGGTCCGCTATTTTTAGTTTTCCCGAAGTGGTCACACCAATGTCGATACCTTTACCGTGTACGGCAGCAGATCGGTAATCGTCAAATTTGCCCTTAATCCCTATCCGGATGCCAAAATAATTTTCGTCAGCAACTGGAAGGTTTTTGGCCGGGGTTAACTCTACGGCGATTTCTAGGTTTCCAGGGGTGGGTTGGACTTGAGTGGTAAGGCAATGAAGGGTTCGATTGGAGCCACTTACTTGGCAGACCGCTTTTCCCGCTTGAATTTTCCAGTCCTGCAAGCGGTTGGCCCAGTATTCAGGCCCTGCCCAGTCCATATCTGGCCATTTTTCCCAATCACTCCTAAAATGCAGGCTAGTGGTTTTTTCCACCAATCGAACGGTCTCGGATAGGGGGGAGAGCATGCCCATTCCTGGTGTCAATGCGCCCAATGCCATGATTTTAAGTGATTTGCGTCTTTTCATGTATGGTGATTATCGATAGTGATGGTGGCTGTTTAGTACAAAATACCTATGAATTAAACTATAATTTTGCATAAAAGAAAGGAAAATGAAGGTTAATTGTTGATTTAGTAACGAAATGAAAAAAAAAGTAGGCTATTCTAAATTTCCAGTCTTCAACTTTTCCGATGGATTTGGAATCAAGTCATATTTATGGTAGGCCACGGATGAATAAGGATAAACACAGATAGGGAGCTTATTCCATAGCGAATCTGGGCTCATCGCAATGATTAATTCCTTTCCATGCAAGACTAACATACACTTGGTGTCTTTGTGGATCAAGCAGTATTTCTGGGGGGATGATTTTCGACATGTTTTTATGAAAGAAAATTTCACACCGCTAAAACGATGCTTTTCCTCCATCCGCTCGAATGGGTTTTAGCGGGAAGTTGTGGAGAATAGGGTGGTTCATGCGGCTAAAACGGAAAACGTTGAATGGGGTAATTTACCATGGGCT comes from Echinicola vietnamensis DSM 17526 and encodes:
- a CDS encoding PhoD-like phosphatase, which gives rise to MKRRKSLKIMALGALTPGMGMLSPLSETVRLVEKTTSLHFRSDWEKWPDMDWAGPEYWANRLQDWKIQAGKAVCQVSGSNRTLHCLTTQVQPTPGNLEIAVELTPAKNLPVADENYFGIRIGIKGKFDDYRSAAVHGKGIDIGVTTSGKLKIADQLFSLDKSLLADHVKLQIVVADHFQHQVILTSEEGSHQEFPIPQDLISPEKLAGNVALVSSVQKSDEGEIEIPSCTFSRWSISGSKLVSSSEHEYGPVCFAQYTIHKGILKLTGQLAPIEKNPDHHVTLQMKIDGNWADMGQSTIDPLSRTVHFRHEHWDHTEQIPYRLKVTLPLREEHRSYYYEGSITPIPENKQTVKAAVFSCNCDYGFPDAEVPEYVNHHQPDLAFFVGDQFYEGTGGFGIQQSPVDKAALDYLRKWMMFGWSYRNIYRHIPCAIIPDDHDVYHGNIWGEAGKAADISKGWGAPAQDSGGYKMEPRWVNMVQKCQTSHLPDPYDPTPVKNGIEVYYTDWTFGGVSFAILEDRKWKSAPKHVLPEEADIWNGWIRNPAFDIKKHRVKNAKLLGERQLAFLEHWAGDWSGGVKMKALVSQTIFNTVSTLPAEAMDDSVVPKLEIPTLAEYVTGDTINGDMDSNGWPQEGRDKAIEKIRKCFAFHIAGDQHLASFTQYGVDEYGDSGFAFAGPALNNIWPRRWWPPVTDPRKHSPETPLYTGNYEDGFGNKMTVKAVANPRKTGMEPSIVYDRATGYGIITFDKKSRTITTECWPKYVDPQTSPNGQYLGWPITVKQEDNYGRKAVAYLPKIKVNGMNNPVLELIRESTGECVYTLPLKGNGFTPKVFNKEKFTIRVKDSETGIVRVKNGIKAGNSPKGTIMLS
- a CDS encoding SGNH/GDSL hydrolase family protein, whose product is MKRFVLMFSLVLIHTFLCAQELVWFDPLMAEKEVVEGQGWSGIEFNRLPDDAKAQVREPVWGLSRNAAGLLIRFASDAAEVHVKFKPGSRLSMPHMPSTGVTGLDLYARDDRGSWRWVRGKYRFSPEEVSYTFVVPNATGIHREYQLYLPLYNSLSALKVGVMKDDTFAFMSKREAAPIVVYGTSIAQGACASRPGMAWTNIVGRSLDVPMINLAFSGNGRLEPEVLDYVKQIDAAVFVLDCLPNLGPWGGFTEEVVKAKILAAVRTLKAAHPKMPVLLVEHAGYSDGWMDPDRKSAYTNLNEWAASCFQTLKDSGVKGLYLLSKEEMGLGNEDFVDGTHPTDLGMQHYADAYIKKLKEILQ
- a CDS encoding TolC family protein; this translates as MKRFINLIFWGLLLFVGWYPSGCKVKSPPTSEELQEESFANFILPSTWQEAQEGQSDSTEFTENWLAAFSDPLLDTLVKEAIAYNTDLRISQSRLEQAEGYVKMAQGALRPAINGMARENSKLGGSFAGGLNGAVFSASWEIDIWGKLRNTKHAQIEEYEALGMEVSYARLSLAAAVVRNYYLATELYLEKSLAEEMVKLSETLVSLAQKRLDVGIGNEKDVSVAQANLSSAEDGSRLLDLAYHNQLRALELILGRYPQAEVAVRDSLMKINSTIPAGIPLQLLERRPDVLAAQHRFNASFHRVRSAIAAKLPQLSLTGNFGVVNSQVIQLVPEFSNPIRSLGGSLIAPIYQGGMLKQNVEIKTMEQEQATIEYAQTVLNAINDVETALETVQNIDSRETILTREVAQNQKAFELEQIAYKVGKSDLRNVTLQQMDLYSSKITLLRVQTEKIIQRVNLYLALGGNM
- a CDS encoding DUF3302 domain-containing protein, encoding MKSSSFTNKLLMLTIGISLSPSFLYASAFEDKIADVISWVALIVAPIVGIGAFLMVHVLPEKIAEKRKHPQAQAIKTLCLLSLLFGGMLWPIAWLWAYTKPVFYKMAYGTDEGDYHEQSFSEFKAEKNKNQDSKDT
- a CDS encoding HlyD family secretion protein, which translates into the protein MEILLLLIYSGIVWLIFFKFKLLPWNTVSQVIVFIIPVVSIALLILILNIVAPSSHDVRVMNYNVEVVPRVTGLVVDVPVEPNEHVKKGDTLFRIDPLPFELEVKNIEAKLPGLEAKLVSAEAFDRELESQLTTSNNHIRVINTQIDLAVKRLEQTKELAQSGAGSQFDYEQAETNLKNLEAQLAVAESEKSQVIQRLSAQSDEGEFAQVSEARAALEQAKSDLAMAKWRLDQTVYRAPADGRVVNLQLRTGAMAVQFPIKPVMSFVEDEQWVVALFAQNELRRVEKGNEAEIALRTHPNRIIKCTVDHIVWANAQGQLTASGRIPDTKEMGHHEGRFAVRLTIDEDNDVFLAPGAVGQGAIYTEHGKLIHLIRKVIIRVGTKIDWLILKLH